The Syntrophorhabdaceae bacterium nucleotide sequence GGCTTCTTCCACATGTTTTCGCCCGGGTCCCTCACAATGCCTATTGCAGACCACCGGTCCTGCAAATGTACCGCAGAGAGGGACAGTTCAACGGGAAACTCCGGTCCGTTCCTTCTGATAGCCTGGAGTTCCAGGGTCCTTCCAATGGCGTTCCCCTCTCCGGTTTTCACAAAATGGCCCAACCCTTTTATGTGGGACTGGTAGTATCTCTGAGGTACAAGGAGCGCATGGAGTTCTTTCCCGATGGCTTCCTCGGGGGTGTAGTCAAAGATTCTTCCAGCCGCCTCATTCCAGTAGGTGATGATCCCGTAACTGCCCCCTCCCATTGAGCATTTGGGGTCACGTCTTGTATTTGACTATTCTGGCTCATTTGTGATAACAGTTTGATACCTCGAAAAGCAAGGCAAGACGCTCCTGCCCACGGCCGGCAGGTTCCTTGTATCGCCTGAGGGCATGCACGAGGTTTCCCAGCCACTAAAGATAATAGCGCTTGGAAGGAGATCACGCTGCATTCTACGTCCACAAAGAGCCAAGGGGATCTCAAAGGGTCTCAAGCCGCATGCGCCGTATCAATACAGGCTGAACAGGTACTGGAGCGGAAACGACACAACGCCCTGATACTCGTTCTCGCCAGCATAATGGCTATCGGGCCGTTTTCAACGGACATGTATCTTCCCGCTTTTCTTGCCATCGCCCGCAGTCTGAAAACAGATATTGCCCACGTGGGATTCTCCCTCACGAGTTTTTTCATCGGCGTTTCCATGGGCCAGATGATCTATGGCCCCTTATTGGACCGCTACGGACGGAAGAAACCGCTGATGCTCGGTTTCCTTGTCTATACCGCAGCCTCTGTTGGCTGCGCCTTCTCGCCTACCATTCACACACTGGTGGCGATGCGCTTTCTCGCCGGCCTTGGCGCATGCGTCGGAATTGTTGGCAGCCGGGCAGTTGTGCGTGACCTGTTTTCAGGAACCGAGATGGCCCGAATGTTGTCTTTATTGATGATGGTCTTCGGCATCGCCCCGATCATTGCCCCCACCATAGGGAGTTTTGTGGTGTCCGTATTCAGGTGGCAATATATCTTTGTGGTCCTCGCGGTCATCGGCTTTCTCATCTTTCTGGCTATGGGCAGATTCCTCCACGAGACAAAAGGCCGCGATACTTCCATTTCCCTGCACCCAAAAGATGTGATGCTGGAATATGTTGACGTGTTCAGGAACAGGGCATTCGTCACGTACGGACTGGTGACGGCGGCCGCAACAGCCGGGTTCTTCGCCTACATCGCCGGATCGGCCTTCGTCTACATGAGCCTCCTCGGATTCACGGAAACGGAATTCGGCCTGATATACGGAGGGAACGTGATCGGGCTGGTCCTGTCAAACCAGGTCAACAGGATCCTGCTCAAGAAGCACAGCGTCGCAAGGTTGTTACGGACAGTGGCAGCGGTTCAGTTCCTTCTAATAATATTCCTGGCGATAGGAGGGTTAACGGGCCTGGCCGGAAAGGCGGCGATCCTGTGCCTCATCTTCTGTTACCTCTTCGGTTTCGGATGCATCACATCCAATGCCATCGCGCTGGCGCTGGAACCCTTCACGAGGAACGCGGGGTCGGCCTCGGCTCTGCTCGGAAGCCTCCAGATGGTGGCAGGGGCCCTGTCATCGGGGTTGCTAAGCTACCTGCACAATGGAACGATCATCCCAATGGTATCGATAATGGCCGGGTCCACATTCCTCGGTCTCCTGCTGCTCTTAGGCTCCGCACCGGTCGCTAACAGATCCCCCCGGGATCTATAACAGGGAAACGAGGGGATCGATGGGCAGCGGAGGAGAACAACTTCCGATTGGAATGGTATTGAAATAGGGTCCTTGAAGAATAACTTGATTTCTTAAGACAGCTATACTGCGAGCCTCG carries:
- a CDS encoding multidrug effflux MFS transporter → MLVLASIMAIGPFSTDMYLPAFLAIARSLKTDIAHVGFSLTSFFIGVSMGQMIYGPLLDRYGRKKPLMLGFLVYTAASVGCAFSPTIHTLVAMRFLAGLGACVGIVGSRAVVRDLFSGTEMARMLSLLMMVFGIAPIIAPTIGSFVVSVFRWQYIFVVLAVIGFLIFLAMGRFLHETKGRDTSISLHPKDVMLEYVDVFRNRAFVTYGLVTAAATAGFFAYIAGSAFVYMSLLGFTETEFGLIYGGNVIGLVLSNQVNRILLKKHSVARLLRTVAAVQFLLIIFLAIGGLTGLAGKAAILCLIFCYLFGFGCITSNAIALALEPFTRNAGSASALLGSLQMVAGALSSGLLSYLHNGTIIPMVSIMAGSTFLGLLLLLGSAPVANRSPRDL